A DNA window from Luteolibacter luteus contains the following coding sequences:
- the fdhD gene encoding formate dehydrogenase accessory sulfurtransferase FdhD, protein MDKQVMAFDATGEEVPDRIVVEEPLQIVVDGHSVAITMRTPGHDEELALGFLLTEGVILSAAQIRRIDTGSKENHALVFLADGVEVDFSRLTRHVFSASSCGLCGKATIDAVAGILPPLESSGVFSSDVLLSAPALLEVDQSIFSRTGGLHAAGIFDREGTMVVVREDIGRHNAVDKVLGHCLNAAIDLTQCFLMVSGRVSFEIMQKALAGGIPLVAAISAPSSLAVEFAEKSGQALVAFLRPPKFRVYAGARRISFKEVAQTP, encoded by the coding sequence ATGGACAAGCAAGTGATGGCATTTGACGCGACCGGCGAGGAGGTTCCCGACCGGATCGTGGTGGAAGAACCGCTGCAAATCGTCGTGGATGGCCATTCCGTCGCGATCACCATGCGCACGCCGGGGCATGACGAGGAGCTCGCGCTCGGATTCCTGCTGACGGAAGGAGTCATCCTTTCCGCGGCGCAGATCAGGAGGATCGATACCGGCTCCAAGGAGAATCACGCGCTCGTTTTTCTGGCCGATGGCGTGGAAGTGGATTTCTCCCGGCTGACTCGTCACGTCTTCAGTGCCTCTTCCTGCGGGCTCTGCGGAAAGGCGACCATCGATGCCGTGGCGGGAATCCTTCCTCCTCTCGAAAGCTCCGGAGTCTTCTCCAGTGATGTCCTGCTTTCAGCTCCGGCACTCTTGGAGGTGGACCAATCAATCTTCTCCCGCACCGGTGGGCTGCATGCCGCGGGGATCTTCGACCGCGAAGGGACGATGGTTGTGGTAAGGGAAGACATCGGCCGGCACAATGCCGTGGATAAGGTGCTGGGCCATTGCCTGAACGCCGCAATTGATCTCACCCAATGCTTCCTGATGGTTTCGGGTCGCGTCTCCTTCGAGATCATGCAGAAAGCCTTGGCGGGTGGAATTCCCCTTGTCGCAGCGATTTCTGCGCCGTCCTCGCTAGCGGTGGAATTTGCAGAGAAATCCGGCCAAGCTTTGGTCGCCTTTCTCAGGCCGCCGAAGTTTCGGGTGTATGCGGGAGCGCGGCGCATCAGCTTCAAGGAGGTGGCACAAACTCCATGA
- a CDS encoding tyrosine-protein phosphatase has translation MMIRKASIALLLSLLLACCAGPANLHKVDDKVWRSGQPARYQFRELKKQGVGEVLCLRRWHSDIDEAPGMDLHHVRMNAGKIKDEQIVRALQAILAADQPILVHCFHGADRTGAVIAMYRMVVQEWPRQKAIDEFMDPKYGHHADYFPNIREYLEKVDIGKIRREVFTSPAPRSDTHAELQLGPS, from the coding sequence ATGATGATCCGGAAAGCATCGATTGCGCTTCTCCTAAGTCTGCTGCTGGCGTGCTGTGCAGGACCGGCGAATCTGCACAAGGTGGACGACAAGGTCTGGCGCTCCGGCCAGCCGGCGCGCTACCAGTTCCGGGAGCTGAAAAAACAAGGGGTCGGGGAGGTGCTGTGCCTGCGGCGGTGGCACTCGGACATCGATGAGGCTCCCGGCATGGACCTGCATCATGTGAGGATGAATGCGGGCAAGATCAAGGACGAGCAGATCGTGAGGGCCCTGCAGGCAATCCTCGCCGCGGACCAACCGATTCTGGTTCACTGCTTCCACGGCGCCGATCGCACCGGAGCGGTGATCGCCATGTACCGGATGGTGGTGCAGGAATGGCCACGGCAGAAGGCGATCGATGAATTCATGGATCCGAAGTACGGCCACCACGCCGACTACTTCCCGAACATCCGCGAGTATCTGGAGAAGGTGGACATCGGGAAGATCCGCCGCGAGGTCTTCACTTCTCCCGCTCCTCGATCAGATACTCACGCAGAGCTGCAACTCGGTCCTTCGTGA
- a CDS encoding lysozyme inhibitor LprI family protein, whose amino-acid sequence MKCLPLLSAGFIAMALVPVCRAQSQQEMNAQAAEAFKKADKELNEVYAKVIGVLDDEAKERLKKSQRAWVAFRDAEAEFRADAEARGGSMWPLVHEGVRGKLTKDRVAALREYLIEEREK is encoded by the coding sequence ATGAAATGCTTGCCCCTCCTCTCTGCCGGATTCATCGCCATGGCTCTCGTGCCCGTTTGCCGGGCTCAGTCGCAGCAGGAGATGAATGCCCAAGCTGCTGAGGCGTTCAAGAAAGCCGACAAGGAGTTGAACGAGGTCTACGCCAAGGTGATTGGCGTGCTGGATGACGAGGCGAAGGAGCGGCTGAAGAAGTCACAGCGTGCTTGGGTGGCATTTCGTGATGCGGAGGCGGAATTCCGTGCGGACGCCGAGGCCCGCGGCGGCAGCATGTGGCCGCTAGTCCACGAGGGCGTCCGCGGCAAGCTCACGAAGGACCGAGTTGCAGCTCTGCGTGAGTATCTGATCGAGGAGCGGGAGAAGTGA
- a CDS encoding ABC transporter permease gives MRLKSILTLLGPFIALLVVFGIFAGNNPRMLSEEVLLNILTQTVIVGIAAIGMTLIIISGGIDLSVGSMIALCGVVAAMLITKGMAPPLVFLGTIAFGAFCGFVNGGITTGMKLLPFIVTLGTMQAFRGAGKVVTHGTPVNLPFDVTAYKPWMGGAGIPIGVWLMVALVIAFTLVLRYTRFGRHVFAVGSNENTATLCGVHVAKTKIFVYTIGGALAGLSALMNVAKSSQGDPTTAMGLELDIIAAVVIGGASLSGGEGTVLGALIGALLMTTIRTGCVLNGIPTPWTEVITGAIIVVAVIIDRLRHRKA, from the coding sequence ATGCGTCTCAAATCCATCCTCACTCTTCTCGGCCCCTTCATCGCGCTGCTGGTCGTCTTTGGCATCTTCGCAGGGAACAACCCGCGGATGCTGAGTGAAGAGGTGCTGCTCAACATTCTCACGCAAACCGTGATCGTGGGCATTGCCGCGATCGGGATGACTTTGATCATCATCTCCGGCGGCATCGATCTCTCGGTGGGCTCCATGATCGCCCTCTGTGGCGTGGTGGCCGCGATGCTGATCACAAAGGGCATGGCTCCTCCGCTGGTCTTCCTCGGTACGATCGCCTTCGGCGCTTTCTGCGGCTTCGTCAACGGCGGCATCACGACCGGCATGAAACTCCTCCCATTCATCGTCACTCTAGGCACCATGCAGGCCTTCCGCGGGGCGGGAAAGGTGGTCACCCACGGAACCCCGGTGAACCTGCCCTTCGACGTCACCGCGTATAAGCCTTGGATGGGCGGCGCAGGCATTCCCATCGGCGTATGGTTGATGGTGGCGCTGGTGATCGCCTTCACTCTCGTCCTGCGCTACACGCGCTTTGGTCGCCATGTCTTCGCGGTCGGCTCGAATGAAAACACCGCCACTCTTTGCGGCGTGCATGTCGCGAAGACGAAGATCTTCGTTTACACCATCGGCGGCGCACTCGCCGGCCTTTCGGCCCTGATGAATGTCGCCAAGTCCTCCCAAGGGGATCCGACCACCGCCATGGGGCTGGAACTGGACATCATCGCCGCTGTGGTCATCGGCGGTGCCAGCCTTTCCGGTGGCGAGGGCACGGTGCTGGGTGCTCTCATCGGTGCCCTGCTCATGACCACCATCCGTACCGGTTGCGTGCTGAATGGCATCCCCACCCCGTGGACCGAAGTCATCACCGGCGCGATCATCGTGGTGGCCGTGATCATCGACCGCCTGCGGCACCGCAAGGCTTGA